GAATCACCTTTATCTTCCATGTCTTGGTATTGTGCTTTCAACGTCACTTGTTGAATTTTGTAAGCTGCACTTAGTAAGTAACCATCAATGCTTTCTCCGCCATCAACAGCTTCTTCTTGTTGGTACATACCACCTAGTACGAAACCAGCAATTTTACCCTGAACAGTACCACGAACAATATCGTAACCAGCGACTTCTGAATCATAGGCAATGGCTGCGTAAACGGGTGTACTCTTAAGGCCTGAATCACCGTACATAGCCGCAAGACTGAAGCCATCATTTTCTTCTTGCTTGCTATCGCCTTCAGCTGCGTAAGTCACGCCCACTTGGAAATCACCAAACTTAGGTGTTAAGTATGTTGCTGTTTGCGCTAGACGGTTTTCGCCTTTGAATAGCGCCTTTAAATCACCTGAGTAATCGTTGAATTGGTCAACTTTACCTTGTGACTTTTTAAGCATTGTATCGTTACGACCTACAGCAAAAGAACCAAAGTTACCTTTTAAACCAACGAATTGGTTACGTGCTGTGAAGTTATCAGAGCTTGAGTTACCCGTATCAACTTGGTACTCGATTGTGTAGAACGCTTCTAAAGAGTCGCTTAATTCGAATCCACCTTTAACACCAAAACGAGACGCATTACTTTGAATTTCTGTAACTGAACCATCGCCATCATCATTCGACTGAACAGTAACATTTAACTTACCGTATACTTCAAGTGGTTCAGCAGCGTGTGCAGTTGAAAGCGTAGCAGCGGTAATAGCTGAAGCAACTAGAGTTTTATAAAAAGCGTTCATCATTATCATCCTTTAGACATAATTTATTGGTGTTCTACACCTAGTTTTTGCTGCTATTTGGTTGGAACTAACAGATTACTGCTAACCAATAGCTTGGGAACGAGGCGAATTCTGCACGTCTTTTGTTGCAGAAATATTTCAATTCGTTATTTTTATTTAGCGAAAGCTAAATTAAACACACAACAAAACAAACAAGCCATTGTAAAATAAAGGGAATAATGCATATTCAGCAAATATGACAGTTTAATGAATTCTGTTATTGCAACAATCTTTGATCATTAATCTGATGGTTTACCCCAGCGCTGTGATACCGTAAACTGCATTTTTAATTTTGATGAGCGCCTTATATGTGGTTTAAAAATCTCACCCTTTATCGTTTCAACAAGCCTTTCACTACCGATACCGAGGCACTCGAAACAGCTTTAGAAGACTTCACCTTTTCTCCTTGCTCAAGCCAAGACATCAGCAAGTTTGGCTTCTCTAATGCATTAGGCAAAAAAGGCCAAGCCTTAGTTCACAGCGCCGAAAACCGTCACTTAATCTGTGTAACCAAAGAAGAAAAGATAATTCCAGGTCAAGTCATCAAGGAAGCCATTGATGAAAAAGTGGCGATGATTGAAGATCAAGAAAGTCGCAAAGTCACTAAGAAAGAAAAAGACGCGATGAAAGAAGAGATAACCATGACATTGCTACCACGAGCATTTTCTCGTCGAAGCCAAACTCATGCGCTTATCATGCCTGAACTCGAAATGATCCTTGTGGACAGCTCAAGTGCAGCAAAAGCTGAAGAGCTATTGGCTTTATTACGTAAAGCATTAGGCAGCTTGCCTGTGGTGCCTTTACACTTCACAACGCCAATTGAAACGACGTTAACTGAGTGGTTACGTAACGGCTCATCTCCACAGCCATTTGAGATGCAAGATGAAGCAGAACTTAAATCAGATTCAGATGAAGGCGGTATTGTGCGCTTTAAGCAACAAGTGCTTCAAGAAGATGAAGTCCTTGCGCATTTAGCGACAGGCAAGCAAGTGCATAAACTGGCACTTCATTTTGGCCAATCTATTGCGTTTTTATTGCAATCAGATGCCAGCGTAAAACGCCTTAAATTCTCAGAAGAATTTAGAGCAGCGACTGATGATGTTGGTACTGAAGATCCTTTAGCAAAATTAGATGCGGATTTCGCATTGATGGGCGGCGAACTTGTAGCCTTCATCAATTCGCTTAAACAAGCACTTGGTCCAATTGAAGAAAATATTTAATTGCTGCCGCTTTTTAACGTAATAGCTTGAAAATAAGCGTATAGATTTAAAAAGCCCCCACAACCAAAGTTATGGGGGCTTTTTATTTACTGAATACTCGCTAAAGCAGCTAACTTAAGAAAGCTAACTATTTGCTAAAACCACTTATTTGAGAAAGTTGCCTTCTTCATCAAATGGCCAATCAATTCCGAGCCATGCTTTTAAGAAAGCTTTTTGTTGAGTGCTAGCGTTCTCAATACCTTTAATAGATAGCTCGCCTTTGGGTTGCTCATCCAATGTAATGACAATCTGCTTTAACTGATCATTATTAAACAATGACACAGTAATCTCATCACCAGGTTTAAAGTCTTCTAAACGTTTTTTAAACCCTGCAGCTGTCACTTTTAATCCATTAATGGCGACAATCTCATCTCCTGCAACCACACCGGCATTCCAAGCAGGGCTGTTACGGCTAACGTGTGCCAAGGTTAAGTCATCGTGTGCACCAGTTAAT
This window of the Shewanella goraebulensis genome carries:
- a CDS encoding porin; translated protein: MMNAFYKTLVASAITAATLSTAHAAEPLEVYGKLNVTVQSNDDGDGSVTEIQSNASRFGVKGGFELSDSLEAFYTIEYQVDTGNSSSDNFTARNQFVGLKGNFGSFAVGRNDTMLKKSQGKVDQFNDYSGDLKALFKGENRLAQTATYLTPKFGDFQVGVTYAAEGDSKQEENDGFSLAAMYGDSGLKSTPVYAAIAYDSEVAGYDIVRGTVQGKIAGFVLGGMYQQEEAVDGGESIDGYLLSAAYKIQQVTLKAQYQDMEDKGDSWSIGADYSLGKPTKLFAFYTDRTSMGTVEEDDGEMIDISIDESYFAVGIEHKF
- the rdgC gene encoding recombination-associated protein RdgC, encoding MWFKNLTLYRFNKPFTTDTEALETALEDFTFSPCSSQDISKFGFSNALGKKGQALVHSAENRHLICVTKEEKIIPGQVIKEAIDEKVAMIEDQESRKVTKKEKDAMKEEITMTLLPRAFSRRSQTHALIMPELEMILVDSSSAAKAEELLALLRKALGSLPVVPLHFTTPIETTLTEWLRNGSSPQPFEMQDEAELKSDSDEGGIVRFKQQVLQEDEVLAHLATGKQVHKLALHFGQSIAFLLQSDASVKRLKFSEEFRAATDDVGTEDPLAKLDADFALMGGELVAFINSLKQALGPIEENI